From Arcticibacter tournemirensis, one genomic window encodes:
- a CDS encoding TerC family protein, translating into MSSEIVFFGGFLLFIILMLSIDLGLFNKRDHAVSLKEAAIMSSVWVSLAIGFYFLLLAEGHKLHGIETFERLAFITKSHLHNIQLNPHDFYGSLQIYRQNLALEFLTGYVIEYALSVDNIFVMVLIFTAFSVEPKYYHRVLFWGIVGAVIMRFLFIFLGATLINQFGWILYVFGAFLVYTGIMMFVNRNQEETIDPENHKVVKFASRYFSVYPQFVGNKFFIKKQGKKYITPLFLVLLIIEFTDLIFAVDSIPAIFAVTKDPYIVFFSNIFAILGLRSMFFLLVNIIHKFHYLKVGLAVLLVFIGVKMLAHGWLKSWGFTTSHSLLIIVLILTVSVVASLMFPKKRKKKSGHDNEQLKMDN; encoded by the coding sequence ATGTCAAGCGAAATTGTTTTTTTTGGAGGGTTTTTACTCTTTATTATTTTGATGTTGTCCATCGACCTGGGCCTGTTTAATAAACGTGATCATGCTGTAAGTTTAAAAGAAGCAGCAATAATGAGTTCGGTATGGGTGTCGCTGGCTATTGGGTTTTATTTTCTCCTGCTCGCAGAAGGTCATAAGTTACATGGTATTGAGACTTTTGAACGGCTTGCTTTCATCACGAAAAGCCACCTTCATAATATCCAGTTAAATCCTCACGATTTTTATGGCAGTCTCCAGATATACCGGCAGAACCTTGCTCTCGAGTTCTTAACAGGCTATGTGATTGAATACGCTCTCTCCGTGGATAATATTTTCGTAATGGTATTGATCTTTACTGCTTTTTCCGTGGAGCCCAAATACTACCACCGCGTTTTATTTTGGGGAATTGTGGGCGCTGTAATCATGCGCTTCCTTTTTATTTTCCTCGGAGCTACGCTTATCAATCAATTCGGTTGGATCCTTTATGTATTCGGAGCGTTTCTGGTTTACACGGGAATAATGATGTTTGTCAACCGGAATCAAGAGGAGACTATTGATCCTGAAAATCATAAAGTGGTTAAATTTGCCTCGAGGTACTTCTCTGTTTATCCTCAGTTTGTTGGGAACAAATTCTTTATTAAAAAGCAGGGAAAGAAGTATATAACACCTCTTTTTTTAGTTTTACTTATTATTGAGTTTACCGATCTGATCTTTGCCGTAGATTCTATCCCTGCAATTTTTGCAGTCACCAAGGATCCTTATATTGTTTTCTTTTCTAATATATTCGCTATTCTCGGCCTAAGGTCGATGTTCTTCCTGTTAGTAAATATCATTCACAAGTTTCATTATCTGAAAGTAGGGCTGGCGGTTCTCCTCGTGTTTATAGGCGTGAAAATGCTGGCGCACGGTTGGTTGAAGAGCTGGGGTTTCACAACATCCCATTCTTTGCTGATAATTGTGCTGATATTGACAGTGAGTGTCGTGGCTTCCTTAATGTTTCCAAAAAAACGGAAAAAGAAATCAGGACATGACAATGAGCAATTGAAAATGGACAATTGA
- the lptB gene encoding LPS export ABC transporter ATP-binding protein: MILRAENLVKKYKQRTVVNNVSFHVEQGEIVGLLGPNGAGKTTSFYMIVGLIKPNEGHVYLESEDITSDPMYRRAQKGIGYLAQEASVFRKLTVEDNVKAVLEMSKLSKAEQKDKLEELLTEFSLHRVRKNRGDLLSGGERRRTEIARALAADPNFILLDEPFAGVDPIAVEEIQSIVAKLKNRNIGILITDHNVQETLSITDRAYLLTEGKIMLTGTPQEIANNEMARKFYLGQHFELRKKKPSNTPSS, from the coding sequence ATGATACTTAGAGCAGAGAATCTTGTAAAAAAATACAAACAACGGACGGTAGTTAACAATGTTTCTTTTCATGTAGAGCAGGGCGAGATTGTAGGGCTGCTTGGCCCGAATGGAGCAGGAAAAACGACTTCATTTTATATGATTGTAGGCCTGATCAAACCAAATGAGGGGCATGTTTATTTAGAGTCTGAAGATATCACGTCCGACCCAATGTACCGGCGTGCGCAAAAGGGAATTGGTTATCTTGCCCAGGAAGCCTCCGTATTCAGGAAGCTTACTGTAGAAGATAATGTAAAAGCCGTTCTCGAAATGTCGAAACTTAGCAAGGCAGAACAAAAGGATAAACTTGAAGAACTTCTTACTGAATTTAGTTTACACCGTGTCAGGAAAAACAGAGGCGACTTGCTTTCGGGAGGGGAACGCAGAAGAACAGAAATCGCCCGTGCACTCGCAGCAGATCCGAATTTTATTCTTCTTGACGAACCATTTGCCGGAGTGGATCCCATTGCGGTTGAAGAAATACAATCTATTGTAGCCAAATTAAAGAACCGAAATATTGGAATCCTGATTACAGACCATAATGTGCAGGAAACCCTTTCTATAACAGACAGAGCTTATCTTCTGACAGAGGGAAAAATTATGCTAACAGGCACTCCACAGGAAATAGCAAACAATGAGATGGCCAGAAAATTCTATCTCGGCCAGCATTTCGAACTTCGTAAAAAGAAACCCAGCAACACGCCCTCGTCATGA
- a CDS encoding polyprenyl synthetase family protein, giving the protein MSKLDEIKRPIEKELDNFEAKFKSSMKSSVPLLDRITHYIVKRKGKQIRPMFVFFSANLCGGVSEATYRAATFVELIHTATLVHDDVVDNSYERRGFFSVNALWKNKVAVLVGDYLLATGMLLALNNEDFKLLKIISDTMKEMSEGELLQMEKARKLDISEDIYYEVIRQKTATLIASCCACGASSAGADEETVRRMRLFGEKIGMAFQIKDDLFDFGTDDVGKPLGIDIKEKKITLPLIYALSKVGKSEKQRIINLVKNHNEDSSKVAEVVHFVKNNGGLAYAEMQMLRFQDEAFEILNTFPENETRIALEQLVRFTTERKK; this is encoded by the coding sequence ATGTCAAAGCTCGACGAGATAAAAAGACCGATAGAAAAAGAACTGGATAATTTTGAGGCGAAGTTCAAATCCTCGATGAAGAGTTCCGTTCCTCTCCTTGATCGCATTACTCATTATATAGTTAAGCGAAAGGGAAAGCAAATCAGGCCTATGTTTGTATTCTTCTCCGCAAACCTCTGTGGTGGTGTTTCAGAAGCGACTTACCGGGCGGCCACTTTTGTAGAGCTTATCCATACTGCAACCCTGGTTCACGACGATGTGGTTGATAATTCATATGAAAGGCGAGGCTTCTTTTCAGTGAACGCCTTGTGGAAGAATAAAGTAGCGGTTTTAGTTGGCGACTATCTTCTGGCGACTGGAATGCTGTTGGCGTTAAATAATGAGGATTTCAAGTTGCTCAAGATCATTTCCGATACAATGAAGGAGATGAGCGAAGGTGAATTGCTGCAGATGGAAAAGGCGCGGAAACTGGACATCAGTGAAGATATTTATTACGAGGTAATCAGGCAGAAAACTGCTACACTTATTGCTTCATGCTGCGCCTGCGGTGCTTCATCAGCCGGAGCTGATGAAGAAACTGTACGACGCATGCGTCTCTTCGGCGAAAAAATCGGCATGGCATTCCAGATTAAAGACGACCTTTTTGATTTTGGTACAGACGACGTTGGAAAGCCGCTTGGAATTGATATCAAAGAGAAGAAAATTACCCTGCCGCTGATATATGCCTTAAGTAAGGTTGGAAAATCTGAAAAACAACGGATCATTAATCTCGTTAAGAACCATAATGAAGACAGCTCAAAGGTGGCCGAAGTAGTTCATTTTGTGAAGAATAACGGGGGCCTGGCCTATGCAGAAATGCAGATGCTCAGATTTCAGGACGAAGCTTTTGAAATCCTTAATACATTTCCCGAAAACGAAACCCGGATAGCCCTTGAGCAGTTAGTAAGGTTCACCACTGAACGTAAAAAGTAG
- the murB gene encoding UDP-N-acetylmuramate dehydrogenase has product MLHISENVSLKELNTFGVEAYARWLVTINSENDLQELFSDGRWKGVPQLIIGGGSNILFTRDFEGLVIRMNIKGISHEVKGADIFVKAGGGEVWNDLVKYCVGNGFAGVENLSLIPGTVGASPVQNIGAYGVELKDVFYSCRVFNVESGKISVFLKDDCAFGYRDSIFKKSLKGRTLITEVCYKLSAIPDINTSYGAINQELMNRGIESPDIKDISDVVSSIRVNKLPDPSTIGNAGSFFKNPVVSADEFRQLQSVFPDIVHYCLSNSTIKLAAGWLLEQSGWKGKKIGEAGTWKNQALVLVNFGNATGSDIYALSERIIEDVRNRFGVTLEREVNVI; this is encoded by the coding sequence ATGTTGCATATTTCAGAGAATGTTTCGCTAAAGGAACTTAATACATTCGGAGTAGAAGCATACGCCAGATGGTTAGTTACAATTAATTCAGAGAACGACCTTCAGGAATTGTTTTCTGACGGGAGATGGAAAGGGGTACCACAGCTTATAATAGGAGGGGGAAGCAATATATTATTTACCCGCGACTTTGAAGGACTTGTCATCAGAATGAATATTAAAGGAATAAGTCACGAGGTAAAAGGCGCAGATATCTTTGTTAAAGCAGGTGGTGGGGAAGTGTGGAACGATCTGGTGAAATACTGCGTAGGAAACGGTTTCGCCGGAGTTGAGAATTTAAGTTTGATCCCTGGAACTGTGGGGGCTTCGCCCGTTCAAAATATTGGTGCTTATGGTGTGGAATTAAAAGATGTGTTCTACTCGTGCAGGGTGTTTAATGTGGAAAGCGGAAAGATAAGTGTTTTCTTAAAAGACGATTGTGCATTTGGCTACAGGGATAGTATCTTTAAAAAGAGCCTCAAGGGTAGGACTTTAATTACTGAGGTTTGCTATAAGCTTTCTGCTATTCCTGATATCAATACGAGTTATGGCGCCATAAATCAGGAATTGATGAATAGAGGGATAGAGAGTCCTGATATAAAAGACATTTCTGATGTAGTATCTTCCATACGGGTTAATAAACTGCCGGACCCCTCTACCATAGGAAATGCCGGAAGCTTTTTTAAAAACCCGGTGGTTTCGGCAGATGAATTCAGACAATTACAGTCTGTTTTTCCAGACATAGTACACTACTGTCTATCAAATAGTACAATAAAGCTGGCCGCTGGCTGGCTGCTTGAGCAATCCGGCTGGAAAGGTAAAAAAATTGGTGAGGCCGGCACCTGGAAGAACCAGGCGTTGGTGTTGGTTAATTTCGGAAATGCTACAGGATCAGATATTTACGCGCTTTCTGAACGCATTATTGAGGATGTAAGGAACCGATTTGGCGTTACATTAGAGCGTGAAGTAAATGTTATATAA
- a CDS encoding GH3 auxin-responsive promoter family protein, with protein sequence MTFVNSIFTWFMKKRMHQIDLFVKYPHDVQDEVFRNLIASARTTEWGKLHNYDYIFNQEQFKQAFPVQSYETLKPYIERMMKGEQNILWSSEINWFAKSSGTTNDRSKFIPVSAESLEECHYKGGKDMLSIYCNNRPDSMIFTGKSLALGGSHQVNNLNENIFYGDLSAVLIKNLPFWAEFYRTPDMSITLMDNYEQKIDAMARATEHVNVTNISGVPTWTVVLAKQLLELTEKDNLLEIWPNLELYIHGAVKFTPYREQFRKLIPSDSMYYLETYNASEGFFGIQDLSDSEEMLLMLDYGIFYEFLPMENFGDENPSTLGLSEVEINKNYALIISTNGGLWRYMIGDTIKFTSLSPFRIQITGRTKHFINAFGEEVIIDNAEKALTKACSETGAIIRDYTACPIYFEGNDAGGHEWIIEFEQMPNNIEIFTDTLDNTLREINSDYDAKRFKDMALRRPLIHIAPEGTFYNWLKSLGKLGGQHKVPRLANERQYVEQILLLMKKKG encoded by the coding sequence ATGACTTTTGTAAACTCAATTTTTACCTGGTTCATGAAGAAAAGAATGCACCAGATAGATCTATTTGTTAAGTATCCGCATGATGTACAGGACGAAGTGTTCAGAAACCTCATAGCATCGGCAAGAACTACCGAATGGGGTAAGCTCCATAACTACGATTATATATTTAATCAGGAACAGTTTAAGCAGGCCTTCCCTGTACAGAGCTATGAGACTTTGAAACCTTACATCGAAAGGATGATGAAGGGTGAACAGAATATTCTCTGGAGTTCAGAAATAAACTGGTTTGCAAAATCCTCCGGAACGACAAACGACAGGAGTAAGTTTATTCCAGTGAGTGCAGAGTCGCTGGAAGAATGTCATTACAAAGGGGGCAAGGATATGCTTTCTATCTATTGTAATAACAGGCCGGACTCTATGATCTTTACCGGCAAATCATTGGCCCTTGGTGGCAGTCACCAGGTAAATAACCTTAATGAGAATATTTTCTATGGGGATCTGTCTGCTGTTCTAATCAAAAATTTACCATTCTGGGCCGAATTTTACCGAACACCGGATATGTCTATTACATTAATGGACAATTATGAGCAGAAGATCGATGCCATGGCCAGAGCGACTGAGCATGTAAATGTGACAAATATCTCGGGAGTGCCAACATGGACCGTTGTACTTGCAAAACAACTACTGGAACTTACAGAGAAGGATAATTTGCTGGAAATTTGGCCTAATCTGGAACTATATATCCACGGAGCAGTAAAATTCACACCTTACAGGGAACAGTTCAGGAAGCTAATCCCCTCTGACTCAATGTATTATCTGGAAACCTATAATGCATCAGAAGGTTTTTTTGGCATTCAGGATCTTTCAGACTCCGAAGAAATGCTATTGATGCTTGATTACGGGATCTTCTACGAGTTTTTGCCGATGGAAAACTTTGGTGATGAAAACCCTTCAACCCTTGGTCTTTCGGAGGTGGAAATAAACAAGAATTACGCCCTTATCATATCGACCAATGGAGGCCTATGGCGCTATATGATCGGTGACACAATAAAATTCACATCGCTATCGCCTTTCAGGATACAAATTACAGGCCGAACGAAACATTTTATCAACGCCTTTGGAGAAGAGGTGATCATAGATAACGCCGAAAAAGCACTGACAAAAGCATGCTCCGAAACAGGAGCGATTATCCGCGACTATACTGCCTGTCCTATTTATTTTGAAGGAAATGACGCCGGCGGACACGAATGGATCATTGAATTTGAGCAGATGCCCAATAACATAGAGATCTTCACCGACACGCTGGACAATACCTTAAGAGAAATAAACTCGGATTACGATGCTAAGCGTTTTAAAGACATGGCATTACGCCGTCCTTTAATACACATAGCCCCCGAAGGTACATTTTATAACTGGCTTAAGAGTCTCGGCAAGCTTGGCGGACAGCATAAAGTACCCAGACTGGCTAATGAAAGGCAATACGTAGAGCAGATACTGCTGTTGATGAAAAAGAAGGGCTGA
- a CDS encoding sigma-70 family RNA polymerase sigma factor, giving the protein MTKIEFNTMVMRQAGSLKMYALHFTHDADDANDLVQDTLLKAITYYNKFKEGTNLKGWLYTIMKNTFINNYRRFVKISSFVTKSEEISSANLVFSSTKNQGESKFIMDDIKLALGKLPQEYYVPFSMYFEGHKYHEIADYLSIPIGTVKTRIHVARKLLKKSLKPYDNGVKKPVYAEID; this is encoded by the coding sequence ATGACTAAGATCGAATTTAATACAATGGTTATGCGTCAGGCAGGTTCATTAAAGATGTATGCTCTGCATTTTACCCACGATGCAGATGATGCAAATGATCTGGTTCAGGACACTTTATTAAAAGCTATTACGTATTACAATAAGTTTAAAGAAGGTACTAATCTTAAAGGATGGTTGTATACTATTATGAAAAACACTTTCATTAACAACTACCGTCGTTTTGTGAAGATCAGTTCCTTTGTTACCAAATCCGAAGAAATTTCCTCTGCGAATCTTGTATTCAGTTCTACAAAAAATCAGGGCGAATCTAAATTTATAATGGATGATATTAAGCTGGCTTTAGGCAAGCTACCTCAGGAGTACTACGTGCCATTCAGCATGTACTTCGAAGGGCATAAATATCATGAGATCGCTGATTATTTGAGTATCCCTATTGGAACTGTTAAAACTCGTATACACGTTGCACGTAAATTACTTAAGAAGAGTCTTAAGCCTTATGACAACGGTGTAAAGAAACCTGTTTACGCAGAGATTGACTAA
- a CDS encoding TetR/AcrR family transcriptional regulator: MENQDKKKELIIDAALKRFAHFGLSKTTMTEIANDLSLSKALLYYYFPDKISLYSAVLGNIISLMDSELKKGTARAANSHEALGLFLNKRQEFISKYYNLLDFTKITGSDLPEELGSMFKKAKQSEVAILTSILNKGMESGELDTCDPQETAMLLMEALGGIVFNVLKVHTRPFFPEKEQFDMILKRQQKLGIIFLKGLKKLN; encoded by the coding sequence GTGGAAAATCAGGATAAAAAGAAAGAATTAATTATTGATGCTGCCCTCAAACGCTTTGCCCACTTCGGACTGTCAAAAACTACGATGACAGAGATCGCCAACGATCTCTCTCTGTCAAAAGCTCTCTTATATTATTATTTCCCCGACAAAATAAGCCTTTACTCTGCTGTTCTCGGTAACATTATTAGTTTAATGGACAGCGAACTTAAAAAAGGAACAGCCCGTGCTGCAAACAGTCACGAAGCTCTTGGGCTTTTTTTAAATAAACGACAGGAGTTTATAAGCAAATACTACAACCTGCTTGATTTTACCAAAATAACCGGGTCTGATCTTCCCGAAGAGCTTGGTTCTATGTTTAAAAAAGCCAAACAGTCTGAAGTAGCAATACTCACATCCATTCTTAACAAGGGCATGGAAAGCGGCGAACTCGACACATGTGATCCTCAGGAAACCGCGATGTTGCTGATGGAGGCCTTAGGAGGTATCGTTTTCAACGTATTAAAAGTTCACACCAGGCCTTTTTTCCCCGAAAAGGAACAATTTGACATGATTTTAAAAAGACAGCAAAAGCTGGGTATCATTTTTCTAAAAGGTCTTAAAAAGCTGAATTAA